ACGGCGGCCGCGAGGAGGAGGTCGTGGCGGCGGTCGGGGCCGCGGCGTGCCGGCGCCTGGCCGAGCCGCAGGCCCGGGCGAACGTGACGCGAAACCTGCGCCTGATGGCGATGCGCGTCGACCTGCCCATGCCGGGCCTGGACGCGATGCGGGTGCCGATGGACCTCGTGCGCATGCAGACCGCGCTGCTCGAGCGCGACATCCGGCTCGGGCCGTCCCTGTGGGCGCTGACCGGCAGCGCACCGCCGGGCGAGGACTCGTGGGCGCGCATCGCCGAGCAGGAGGACGTCGCCCCGCCGGCCGTCGCGAGCCCGACCGCCGCCCCGGTGGCGGTCGCCGAGCCCGTCGTCGAGGACGACCAGCTCAGCCTGTTCTGAGGGTCGTTCACCACGCGAAGCGGGGGTGGCACTGCTGAACGTGATCCACGTCCGGCCGGTCAGCGGCCGGTGCCCCCGTAGACGACGGCCTCGACCTCGAGGGCGTCCAGGCCGAACGCGGTGTGCACGGCGCGGACGGCGGCGTCGACGTCCTCCGCGCGGGTGACCACCGAGATGCGGATCTCGGACGTCGAGATCATCTCGATGTTGACGCCGGTGAGCGCGAGCGCCTCAAAGAAGGTGGCAGAGACGCCGGGGTGGGTGCGCATGCCGGCACCGACGAGCGAGACCTTGCCGATCTGGTCGTCGTACTGCAGAGCAGCGAATCCGACCTCGGCCTGGATGCCTTCAAGCGTGGACATCGCGATCACGCCGTCGGTCTTGGGCAGGGTGAACGAGACGTCGGTCAGGCCCGTCGAGGCGGCCGAGACGTTCTGCACGATCATGTCGATGTTGATCTCGGCGCGGGCGACGGCCTGGAAGATGGCGGCGGCCTTGCCCGGCTGGTCCGGGACGCCGACGACGGTGATCTTGGCCTCGCTGCGGTCGTGCGAGACGCCCGAGATGATCGCCTGCTCCATGTCCTGACCTTCCGTGTCCGTGTCGATGACCCAGGTGCCTTCGCGCGTGCTGAACGAGGACCGGACGTGGACCGGCATCCGGTACCGGCGCGCGTACTCGACGCAGCGCAGGTGCAGCACCTTGGTGCCGCACGCCGCCATCTCGAGCATCTCCTCGCTGGTGATCCGGGCGATCCGCCGGGCGTTCGGCACGATCCGCGGGTCGGCGGTGAACACGCCGTCCACGTCGGTGTAGATCTCGCAGACGTCGGCGCCGAGCGCGGCGGCCAGCGCCACCGCGGTGGTGTCCGAGGCGCCCCGCCCGAGGGTGGTGATCTCCTTGGTGTCCTGGCTGACGCCCTGGAAGCCGGCGACGATGGCGACGTGACCCTCGTCGATGGCCTGCCGGATCCGGCCGGGCGTGATGTCGATGATCCGGGCCTTGCCGTGGGCGGAGTCCGTGATGACGCCGGCCTGGCTGCCGGTGTAGGAGCGGGCCTGGTGGCCGAGGTCGTGGATGGCCATGGCGACGAGCGCCATCGAGATGCGCTCGCCCGCGGTGAGCAGCATGTCGAGCTCGCGGGCCGGGGGCAGCGGCGAGACCTGCTGGGCGAGGTCGCGCAGGTCGTCGGTGGTGTCACCCATGGCGGACACGACCACGACCACCTGGTTGCCGGCCTGGGCGGTGTCGACGATGCGGCGCGCCACCCGCTTGATGCTCTCGGCGTCAGCGACGGAGGATCCGCCGTACTTCTGCACGACCAAGCCCACCGTGACCTCCGGGACGACGCGAAACGACTGCGTCGTCAAGTCTAACCAGCGGGCGGTGTCGTCACGTCGCCGCCCGGATCGCGAGACGGCTGTCTCGCGGTGGCGCGCCACTGGCCGAGCCAGGCGACTGCGAGCGACAGCAGCATCATCAGTGCGGCCAGCGCCACCGCGTACGTCGCGACCCGCCCGTACCCCCCCGTCTCGCGGGGGTCCAGGAACGGGTACGGGTACCAGTCCACGACGGGCCCACGCAGCAACGAGTAGGCGAAGTAGGCCAGGGGGAACCCGAGCCAGCCCAGCGCCAGGCGCCACGACGCCCGCGGCCACGGAGGCAGCAGCAGCCAGTCGACCAGCACGACCACGGGCGTCACCCGGTGCAGCACGGAGTTGATCCACGGCTCGGTGAGCCCGACGTCCTGGTTCGACAGCAGCACCGCGTAGACGATCCCGGTGATGACGAGGTACAACGTCGCCGCGCCACGCAGGGCGGCCCACCTCGGTCCGGTCGGTGCGCGGAGCCCACCGACGAGCAGCACCACGATCCCGAGCACGTTGCTGAGAATCGTGAAGAAGCTGAAGAAGTTGCCCGCACTGCCCGTCCGGGCGTCGAACGCGGCCCCGAGCGCGACGGCGTCCAGGACTGCGAACCCGACCCGGGCGATCCGTCCGACCGTGAGTCCCGGGACCGACATAGGCGCAGTCTGACGCACGCGCGCCGTCGGCGACCAGCGCTACGGTCACCGCATGAGCCTTCGCCCCGCCGTCATCGAGCTCGTCGTCTCGGACCTGGCCGCGTCCATCGCCTTCTACCGGCGCCTGGGCCTCGAGCTGCCGGAGGACGGGTCTGCCCCGCACGTCGAGGTCGAGCTCGGGGGTGGTCTGCGCCTAGCGCTCGACACGGTCGAGACGATCCGCAGCTTCGACCCAGGCTGGACGCCGCCGACCGGCGGGCACCGGGTCGCCCTCGCCTTCGCCTGCGACAGCCCGGCGGACGTCGACGTCAACTACCGGCGACTGACCGACCTCGGGTACGCCGGGCACCTGGCGCCGTTCGACGCCGTCTGGGGTCAGCGGTACGCGGTCATCCATGACCCGGACGGCAACCCGGTCGACCTGTTCGCCGCCACGGTCTCGCCGGACTCAGCTGGCTGAGCGGGCGGTCAGCGGCGCCGGGCCGTCACGGGTGCAGGGCGTCGAACTCGGCGTCCGCGACGAGCTCGTCGTCGGCGTCCAGCCGCAGGTGCGCCAGGATCGACTGGACGACGCGCAGCGCGCTGGCCGCGCGGGTGCCCCAGCTCGACAGGTAGGAGAACTGCCACCACCACAGCGCCTCGTCCACCCGGCCGGCCTCGAAGTGCCGCAGCCCGTGCGAGAGGTCCGAGGCGACGGTCGCGAGGTCGCCCGACAGCGAGCCGGCGACGACCTCGCCGGACACCACCGGGTCCACGACGTCCGCGTACTCGTCCAGCCCGACCAGCACGTTGGACAGCGCCCCGTGCAGCGGGTCGACGTCCGGCTCGGGCCCGGAGTCCGGCTCGAACCGCTCGGTCGGGATCACGTCGCCGATGGCGCCCAGCCGGGCACCGGCCACCAGCACCTGGCTGACGGCGAGCAGCACGATCGGCAGCGCCACGTCCGGGCTGGTGCCGCTGGCCACGGTCGTCGTCGCCTCGAGGTAGGCGCGCACGTCGATCGCGGTGTCGGCGGCCAGGCGGGTCAGCTCGCCACGCTCGTTCTCGACCGCGTCGCGCGCGCGGCTCTGCGGTGCGTCAGACATCCAGCAGTCTCCGTCCTTCGAAGGCTCGGCCCAGGGTGATCTCGTCCGCGTACTCCAGGTCGCCGCCGACCGGCAGGCCCGAGGCGATCCGGGTGACGCGGAGCCCCATCGGGCGCAGCAGCCGGGCCAGGTAGGTCGCCGTCGCCTCGCCCTCGAGGTTCGGGTCGGTCGCGATGATGACCTCGGTGACCACGCCGTCAGCCAGCCTGGTCATCAGCTCGCGGGTGCGCAAGTCGTCCGGACCCACCCCGTCGATCGGGCTGATGGCACCGCCGAGCACGTGGTAGCGCCCGCGGAACTCACGGGTCTTCTCGATGGCGACGACGTCCTTCGGCTCCTCGACGACGCAGAGCACCGTGGGGTCGCGGCGGGCGTCGCGGCAGATCCGGCACAGCTCGTCCTCGGAGACGTTGCCGCAGACGGCGCAGAACCGGACCTTGTCCTTGACCTCGGTGAGCGCCGTGACGAGCCGGCGCACGTCGGCCGGCTCGGCGGCCAGCAGGTGGAACGCGATCCGCTGGGCACTCTTCGGACCGACCCCGGGCAACCGCCCGAGCTCGTCGATCAGGTCCTGGACCACACCCTCGTACACACCGGGCAGCCTACGTCCTCGCACCGACGTTCACGGACGGCGCCACCGACGGCTCGCCGCCCGTCTGGGTCACTCGTCGGTCTCGTCGATGACCCGGCCCCCGAGCAACCGCTCGACCACGGGCCGGCCGACGAGGTCGCTGTCCTCTGCGTCCGGGTCGTCCGCGCTCGGCAGGTCGTCCGCGAGCGCCACCGCCGACGCCTCCGGACGCCGGAACTTGGCCGCCTGCTCGGTGGCCACCTCACGGCGGCTGCGCCGGGGCGGTTCGGGCTCGGCCGGCGGGGCGGGATCGGCGGCTGGTTCAGGCTCCGGTTCCGGAGCAGGCTCGACGTCGTCGTGGGGTGGGCTGTCCCACCCGGCGGGCTCCGCCGGGGCCGTCTGCTGCGCGGGCTGGCGCGGCGGCGGTGAGGCGGGCGGGCCCGACGCGGGCGGCCGACCGGGACCCCCGGAGCCAGCACCACGGTTGGCGCCCCCGGCGGGCAAGGTGTCGCCGTGGACGGCCTC
The window above is part of the Angustibacter luteus genome. Proteins encoded here:
- a CDS encoding aspartate kinase, with the protein product MGLVVQKYGGSSVADAESIKRVARRIVDTAQAGNQVVVVVSAMGDTTDDLRDLAQQVSPLPPARELDMLLTAGERISMALVAMAIHDLGHQARSYTGSQAGVITDSAHGKARIIDITPGRIRQAIDEGHVAIVAGFQGVSQDTKEITTLGRGASDTTAVALAAALGADVCEIYTDVDGVFTADPRIVPNARRIARITSEEMLEMAACGTKVLHLRCVEYARRYRMPVHVRSSFSTREGTWVIDTDTEGQDMEQAIISGVSHDRSEAKITVVGVPDQPGKAAAIFQAVARAEINIDMIVQNVSAASTGLTDVSFTLPKTDGVIAMSTLEGIQAEVGFAALQYDDQIGKVSLVGAGMRTHPGVSATFFEALALTGVNIEMISTSEIRISVVTRAEDVDAAVRAVHTAFGLDALEVEAVVYGGTGR
- a CDS encoding Pr6Pr family membrane protein; this encodes MSVPGLTVGRIARVGFAVLDAVALGAAFDARTGSAGNFFSFFTILSNVLGIVVLLVGGLRAPTGPRWAALRGAATLYLVITGIVYAVLLSNQDVGLTEPWINSVLHRVTPVVVLVDWLLLPPWPRASWRLALGWLGFPLAYFAYSLLRGPVVDWYPYPFLDPRETGGYGRVATYAVALAALMMLLSLAVAWLGQWRATARQPSRDPGGDVTTPPAG
- a CDS encoding VOC family protein, which gives rise to MSLRPAVIELVVSDLAASIAFYRRLGLELPEDGSAPHVEVELGGGLRLALDTVETIRSFDPGWTPPTGGHRVALAFACDSPADVDVNYRRLTDLGYAGHLAPFDAVWGQRYAVIHDPDGNPVDLFAATVSPDSAG
- a CDS encoding DUF5063 domain-containing protein — encoded protein: MSDAPQSRARDAVENERGELTRLAADTAIDVRAYLEATTTVASGTSPDVALPIVLLAVSQVLVAGARLGAIGDVIPTERFEPDSGPEPDVDPLHGALSNVLVGLDEYADVVDPVVSGEVVAGSLSGDLATVASDLSHGLRHFEAGRVDEALWWWQFSYLSSWGTRAASALRVVQSILAHLRLDADDELVADAEFDALHP
- the recR gene encoding recombination mediator RecR — encoded protein: MYEGVVQDLIDELGRLPGVGPKSAQRIAFHLLAAEPADVRRLVTALTEVKDKVRFCAVCGNVSEDELCRICRDARRDPTVLCVVEEPKDVVAIEKTREFRGRYHVLGGAISPIDGVGPDDLRTRELMTRLADGVVTEVIIATDPNLEGEATATYLARLLRPMGLRVTRIASGLPVGGDLEYADEITLGRAFEGRRLLDV